DNA from Verrucomicrobiia bacterium:
GGGCCAGTCGCCCAGAATAAATTGCGCGGCCGCAAGGTAAAAGGAAAGCAACACCGGCTCCCAGAACACATACGGATTATGGGCTATGGTGCAATAAAAACACCGCCCGCGCCCATACTCGCGCGCCCAGGCCACGGCGTAATCGCGATCGGGGCGTTCCACCTGTCCATACGCCGGCCCTTGAGCCAGTGGCATGCGCTCCAAGTCCATGCTTAACAACACCCGCAGCCGCTTGCGGGAGTAAGGCTCATGCACGCGAAAATACTCATCGCGATACTCAAAATGAGTGCCTGGGAAAGCCTGCACCAAAGGATGGCCCGGCTCCTCAATCTTCATTACCACTGGCTCGGTGCTCTCCCGATGGTTGGCCCCGCGGGCGCCAATCATCAAACCAAATTCCGGCCAGTCCTCAATGGCGCCGGGCCATTGGGTAAAGGCCACGGTGGCCCCGTGCACTCCCATCAAGCCGCCGCCGCTAAATACAAACTCCGCCAGATTCTCCCGGAGGGTGGCATCCGTGAACAAGTTGCCCACGTTATTGTTAAAAAACACACCATCCACAGTGGCCAGATGATCGCGGCGGAACAGCTCCGGGTCACTGCCGGCCACCACCGAAAACGCGCCGGTCTTTTCGCCCATCAACCGAAATGCCGTGGTCGCGGTGGAAATGGAACGATGACCGCCATAATTGACATTCCGCTCAAAGATCAGCAGCCGGCGCGGCTTGCGAGGCTTGGCCCAAGCCTTGTGCGGAAGGGCCGCAGCAATCCGGTCCAGCTCCGCCTGAGGGAGCCCCGATTCCGCCGCCATTCCCCTACACCACGACACCGCCGCCAGCGCGCCGAGCGCGCCGAGAAAAGACCGGCGGGATGTAGGGCTGGCCCTGCCCGCATGCGCAAAATGATTCATGGCTTATGCCTGAATCCTGCCCCTCCGCCTCGCCTTCCGTCGAGTGCAAAATCATGACATGGGGGTAATCCATCACCCATTATGGTGTAAATGCCGATGACAGTAGAAGCCTACGAAAGAGGGATGTTCGGACAGGATAAGGATGGAGGCTGTGCGTTTTCTGGACCCGGCAAAGGCTCTATGCGCCCTGAAACAGTCTCCATTGGAGAGGCCGCCGTAGCCCCAGGTAAAGTTTATGCCACAGCTTCATTTGGTAAACGAAATGGGTTCAGTGCGGAAGTTACCTCAACCGCTCGCAACCACCAAGCCGACGTGGATGGAGTAATTAGTGTTGGTAATGAAATGCGAGCTTGAGGCGATTATCATGCATGATCATGGCGGGCACATTTATGAAGAGTACTCGATAATCAATTTCCTTTTTTGCGCTGTTTAGGCTGGCCTGTAGAGATTGAGAATTCCCCGCGGCTCATACGAAGGAGCAGGGGAGCGCGATGGCGCGTTTCAGGCGCCGGAGGTATTCGTCGCGGCTGATTTCGATTGCTCCCAGGCGGGCGGTGATGGGGGTCACCATTTGAATGTCAAACAGCATGAATTGCCGTTGCCGTAATCGTTCCACTAGATGATAGAGCGCCACCTTGGAGGCGTTGGGCACCCGATGAAACATGGATTCCCCGGCGAAAAATCCGCCGATCGCCACACCGTAGATGCCCCCGGCCAGCTCGCCGTTGAACCAACATTCCAGGCTGTGCGCATGGCCCGCCTCGTGCAGGCGCGTGTAGGCCTCGATAAATTCTTCCGTAATCCATCGCCCCGGTTCGTGGGGGCGGGCACAGCCTTCGATGACCTGGCGAAAAGCCTGATTGAGGGTGATGGTGAAGCGGCCCTGACGAATGATTTTAGCCAGACTGCGCGGCACGTAAAACTGGTGCAGTTCAAAGATGGCGCGCGGATCCGGGGACCACCAGGTGATGGGGTCAGCAGTCCAGGGGAAAATGCCGCTGCGATAGGCCAGGAGCAAGCGGGGGATGGAAAAATCGCCGCCAATGGCCACCAAACCGTCCAGCGTGCCGCGCAAGGCCCGCCGGGGGTCGGGAAACCACAGGCGCTCGTCCAGTTGAACCAGAGCCGAACGCATCCCGTTGCTTACTAATATCCGAGATTCTCCAACAACTCAATGATGTGCCATTCGAGGGAGCCGGCGATTTCCATGGCCCAGTATTTGTCCAAATGCCCTGGATTGCGCTTGAGGAGCACTTCAGGATTCATACTTTCAGGGCAGCCCAGCGCATGCCACAGGCCCACCCGCACATCGTTCAACACCTGCAGCAGGCGCTCGACTTCATGCCCTTTCAAGCGGAGATGATAGCCCCGGCCCACCCGTTTAAGGTGTTTTCCTTCCTGCATGAAGGTTTGCTTGAAACGCTGGTTTTCGGCCTTCTGTTCTGCCAATGCCTGCCGCAGCAATTCTTGGGCAGCTTCGACGATTCGGGGGTCCTGGGAATGGGTCAGAGATTGATAATCTTCTTTGAGGACTGGGTACTGGTCCACGACCATCAGCAACGCCTCCCGTTCGTCAGGATTCAGCCAGAATACCACCTCATCGTCACTCTTCTGCACCAGTTTCATGGCTCCACCTTAATGTGCCGCAAAAGCACCCGGGCGACAACTCTGAGTGCCGAAGGCGGGCGGGAAGCAGCAGGCTGACGTCCTCAATCATTTTTCGGCCTGAGCTGCGGGAAAAGGATGACATCGCGAATGCTTTCCTGGCCCAGCAGCATCATGCAGAGGCGATCAATGCCCATGCCCATGCCGCCGGCGGGCGGCATGCCATGCTCCAGCGCCACCAGAAAGTCCTCATCCAGCTTCTGTTTTTCCCCGCCGGCCTGGTGTTCCAGCCGCTCGCGTTGTTCAAGGGGGTCATTTTGCTCAGTATATGCCGGAGCAATTTCCTGACCGTTGATGCATAATTCAAAAACCTCTACGCAGTCCGGTTCTTCGGTAGACAACTTGGCCAGCGGCACCAGCTCTTTGAGGAGGTGGGTGACAAAGGTTGGCTGGATGAGGGTTGGCTCGATCAATTTTTCAAATACTGCTCCGGTGACTTCAAAGTCCTCGTATTCGGGAGTGATTTCGGCGCCCAGGGCCTGGGCGCGCGTCCGCCGTTCTGCCGGCGTAAGAGTGAACCAGTCCACACCGGCTTTTTCACAAATCAAGTCCTTATATTTGACCCGGCGCCACGGGGGGGTCAGGTCTATGGTGCGGATGACCTGCCCGTCGGCGTTTTTGTGCTCAATCACCAGCGTGCCGAGCACCTTTTGGGCGACGTGGCAAATCATGGACTGGGTCAGTTCCATCATGCTTTCATAATCGCCATACGCCTGATAGGCCTCGAGCATGGTGAACTCCGGATTGTGGCGGCGGGACAGGCCCTCGTTGCGAAAATTGCGGCCCAGTTCAAACACCCGGTCCATACCTCCCACCAACAGCCGCTTGAGATATAATTCGAGGGCAATGCGCAGGTAGAAATTGCAGCCCAGCGCGTTGTGGTAGGTTACAAAAGGTTGGGCTGCCGCCCCGCCCGGGATGCTCTGCATCATGGGTGTTTCCACCTCCACAAAGCCGCGGCTGTGCAAGAATTCGCGAATTTCGCGCACGATGGCGCTGCGCTTGAGAAAGACTTCGCGCACCTCATCACTGGCCATCAAATCCAGGTAGCGTTGGCGGTAGCGAATTTCTGTATCGGCCAGCCCATGCCACTTGGCCGGCGGGGGGCGAAGGGCCTTGGCCAGAATGGTGAACGATTCCAGTTTAACGGTCATTTCGCCTGTGCGGGTGGTGAAGAGGGTCCCTTTAACGCCGATGAAATCGCCGAGGTCCAGATGTTTGAAAATGTCGAAGCCCTCCTCGCCCAGCACATTTTTCTGGGCGTACACCTGTAGGCGGCCGGTGGTGTCCTTGATGTCCACGAACATGGACTTGCCCATGTCCCGGTGGGCCGTAATGCGGCCGGCCAGGGCCACCGGCCGGCCCTCGGCATAGCGGGTGCGCGCCTCGCCGATGGTTTCCGAAGGCGTGAACTTGTTCGCAAAGGGGTTGATGCCCCTGGCCCGCAGCGCCGCCAGTTTGGCCTTCCGCTGTTCGATCAAAGCATTGGTCTCTTCCATAAAAGCCCGGTGCCACTAAACACGATATCCTCCATCCTGTTCAAGGATTTTGGCAATCCGGCCTCTGCACCGCACGCCACAGACGAGCAAATCCAGTTGACGTTGAGGCGGCTCTTCCGCAACCTTTCGCCGAAAAACAAGTCATAATTATGAGTGATCCGGTACAAGCGCTGAAGGACTTGAAACCAACCAAAGCCTACTTCATCGGGATTGATTCAGATGGCTGTGTGTTTGACACGATGGAAGTGAAGCACAAGGAATGTTTCACCCCGATGTTTGTCAAACACTTCAACCTGCAGCCGGTGAGCAAGTACGCGCGTGAGACCTGGGATTTTGTGAACCTGTATTCCAAAACTCGCGGGGTAAACCGCTTCCCGGCATTGTCCCGTGCGCTCAAATTGCTGCGGGAGCGTCCGGAGGTGCAGGCGCGGGGAGTCAAGATTCCTGATACCCAGGCGCTGGACGAGTGGATAGCGCGGGAGACCAAGCTGGGCAATGCCACCCTGAAAAAAGAGGTGGAGGGCGGCAACGTTGCCCTGAAACAGGTTTACGAGTGGTCGGTGGCGGTCAACAAGTTCATCGAAGAAATGGTTTATGGCGTGCCGCCGTTTCCGCTGTTCCGCGAGAGCTTGTTGCGCATGGTGGAAAAGGCGGATGTCATAGTCGTCTCCCAAACGCCCACCGAGGCCCTCGTGCGGGAATGGCAGGAGCACCATATCGCCCAATATGTGCGCGTGATTTGCGGACAGGAAATGGGCACCAAGACCGAGCACATCAAATATGCCGCGGGCGGGAAGTACCCGCCGGAAAAAATGTTGATGATTGGAGACGCCCCCGGTGATTTCAAGGCGGCCAAGGCCAACGGCGCGTTATTTTATCCCATCAATCCCGGCAATGAGGAGGCGTCGTGGAAGCGTTTTTACGAGGAGGCGTTGGATCGCTTCTTTAATGGCACCTACGCGGGGGAGTACGAACAAAAATTAATTGCCGAATTTGATCGCTGCCTGCCGGAGCATCCGGCCTGGGAACGCAAAGTCTGAGCGGCTTCAGGGCGCTTTGTCTTGCAGACGGCGGGCCACTTCGTCCGCCGTGGCCCGGGCCCAGGCATCCGCGGCGAGGATGGTATCCAGATCAGGGTGGGCACACACCGTGTGCGCCTCCATGGTGCGGGCCACCGTTTCGGTGATTTGCGGAAAATTGATGCGCCGCTCGCAAAAGGCGCTTACGGCGACTTCATTGGCGGCATTGAGGACGGCCGGGAGGGTGCCGCCAATTTCGCCGGCCTGGCGGGCCAGGCGCAGGGCGGGGAAGCGGTCCAAATCCGGCTCCTCAAAGGTCAGGGTGCCAATTTTCGGGAAATCGGTTTGCACGCGCTGACTGGGAAGACGCACGGGATAGGTGAGGGCATACTGGATGGGCAGGCACATGTCGGGGGTGGAAAGCTGGGCGAGAATGGACCCATCCACAAATTCCACCATCGAATGAATGACGCTCTGCGGATGCACCAACACGCCGACGCGCTCCATGGGGATGTCGAAGAGCCAGCGGGCCTCAATCATTTCCAGACCTTTATTGAACAAGGTGGCGGAATCAATGGTGATTTTGCGGCCCATGACCCAGGAGGGATGTTGCAGGGCGCGCTCGACGGTGATGGCTGGAAATTCACTGGCGGGTGTATTACGGAAAGGCCCGCCGGAAGCTGTCAACCACAGGCGGCGCACGGATTCCGGTGGCTTGCCGTCCAAACATTGAAAAATGGCCGAGTGTTCACTGTCCACCGCCAGCACTCGCACGCCGTGCCGGCGCGCCTCGGCCATGACAGTTTCGCCTGCCATGACCAGAATTTCCTTGGAGGCAATGGCAATATCCTTGCCTGCCCGGATGGCGGCCAGGGCCGGCTGCAAGCCGGCGGTGCCGACGATGGCGATGAGCACAATGTCGGCCTCGGGCAGCGTGGCCAGTTTGACCAGCCCTTCCACCCCCGCGTGCACCGGCATGGGAAGGGTGGCACGCAGCGAGGCGGCCTTGGCGGGGTCCGCCACTGAAACTGCCAATGGCTGGTAACGGCGGGCCTGCTCGGCCAGCAATTGAATATTGTTGCCGGCGGCCAGCGCGACAATGCGCAAGTGCTCCGGCAAATCGTCCGCCACCTTCAAGGTGCTGGTGCCAATGCTGCCCGTGCTTCCCAGTAAGACCACCCGTTTCATGTGAATTACCACCTACACTTCCCCTAATCGCATCACGTAACGCAGATAGATATACATCAGCGGCGCATTAAACAGCAAACTATCCAGTAAATCCAAAATCCCGCCAATTCCGG
Protein-coding regions in this window:
- a CDS encoding ThuA domain-containing protein — its product is MAAESGLPQAELDRIAAALPHKAWAKPRKPRRLLIFERNVNYGGHRSISTATTAFRLMGEKTGAFSVVAGSDPELFRRDHLATVDGVFFNNNVGNLFTDATLRENLAEFVFSGGGLMGVHGATVAFTQWPGAIEDWPEFGLMIGARGANHRESTEPVVMKIEEPGHPLVQAFPGTHFEYRDEYFRVHEPYSRKRLRVLLSMDLERMPLAQGPAYGQVERPDRDYAVAWAREYGRGRCFYCTIAHNPYVFWEPVLLSFYLAAAQFILGDWPAPVTPSARLTPAVKALEKLGWRLGFCGARERTVWAGIASAERLGLLCVTAGMMQPLGEGLLQPFDANLSSEHRRQLRFKLDAAGVRLLACETPELPADEAQCRAVFDFARRMGCELLVVPASRVGDISKAAKCAVDAEVRLAVRPDAVQPLMQAQKVCQLTPAEVGVWWDCTYGVARSIAPRRAVLALRERLLAVEIGHAGQAGECLPVLKEQGIRPVMIAVSLTASALETTRACEQAVLSLVA
- the aat gene encoding leucyl/phenylalanyl-tRNA--protein transferase, which produces MRSALVQLDERLWFPDPRRALRGTLDGLVAIGGDFSIPRLLLAYRSGIFPWTADPITWWSPDPRAIFELHQFYVPRSLAKIIRQGRFTITLNQAFRQVIEGCARPHEPGRWITEEFIEAYTRLHEAGHAHSLECWFNGELAGGIYGVAIGGFFAGESMFHRVPNASKVALYHLVERLRQRQFMLFDIQMVTPITARLGAIEISRDEYLRRLKRAIALPCSFV
- the lysS gene encoding lysine--tRNA ligase gives rise to the protein MEETNALIEQRKAKLAALRARGINPFANKFTPSETIGEARTRYAEGRPVALAGRITAHRDMGKSMFVDIKDTTGRLQVYAQKNVLGEEGFDIFKHLDLGDFIGVKGTLFTTRTGEMTVKLESFTILAKALRPPPAKWHGLADTEIRYRQRYLDLMASDEVREVFLKRSAIVREIREFLHSRGFVEVETPMMQSIPGGAAAQPFVTYHNALGCNFYLRIALELYLKRLLVGGMDRVFELGRNFRNEGLSRRHNPEFTMLEAYQAYGDYESMMELTQSMICHVAQKVLGTLVIEHKNADGQVIRTIDLTPPWRRVKYKDLICEKAGVDWFTLTPAERRTRAQALGAEITPEYEDFEVTGAVFEKLIEPTLIQPTFVTHLLKELVPLAKLSTEEPDCVEVFELCINGQEIAPAYTEQNDPLEQRERLEHQAGGEKQKLDEDFLVALEHGMPPAGGMGMGIDRLCMMLLGQESIRDVILFPQLRPKND
- a CDS encoding HAD family hydrolase codes for the protein MSDPVQALKDLKPTKAYFIGIDSDGCVFDTMEVKHKECFTPMFVKHFNLQPVSKYARETWDFVNLYSKTRGVNRFPALSRALKLLRERPEVQARGVKIPDTQALDEWIARETKLGNATLKKEVEGGNVALKQVYEWSVAVNKFIEEMVYGVPPFPLFRESLLRMVEKADVIVVSQTPTEALVREWQEHHIAQYVRVICGQEMGTKTEHIKYAAGGKYPPEKMLMIGDAPGDFKAAKANGALFYPINPGNEEASWKRFYEEALDRFFNGTYAGEYEQKLIAEFDRCLPEHPAWERKV
- a CDS encoding 1-deoxy-D-xylulose-5-phosphate reductoisomerase → MKRVVLLGSTGSIGTSTLKVADDLPEHLRIVALAAGNNIQLLAEQARRYQPLAVSVADPAKAASLRATLPMPVHAGVEGLVKLATLPEADIVLIAIVGTAGLQPALAAIRAGKDIAIASKEILVMAGETVMAEARRHGVRVLAVDSEHSAIFQCLDGKPPESVRRLWLTASGGPFRNTPASEFPAITVERALQHPSWVMGRKITIDSATLFNKGLEMIEARWLFDIPMERVGVLVHPQSVIHSMVEFVDGSILAQLSTPDMCLPIQYALTYPVRLPSQRVQTDFPKIGTLTFEEPDLDRFPALRLARQAGEIGGTLPAVLNAANEVAVSAFCERRINFPQITETVARTMEAHTVCAHPDLDTILAADAWARATADEVARRLQDKAP